In a single window of the Olivibacter sp. SDN3 genome:
- a CDS encoding ABC transporter permease: MIKNYFKIAWRNMRKHKTHTIINILGLAIAFICSILLLLSVYHEFSFDNFHQHKDRVFKLYQFDNLLKGTDLSPAMGYPVATYLAKEDIGIEKVTRIKSGGREIRYKAKSLDVGTTLVDPDFFDIFSFNITAGQGQSPLGKLEDVVINQQTANSLFAKENPIGKAVEIKIAGEWKRLIVSAVMADAPTNSTFKFSALARTEIDPNWVRTKAEWYERHHNIYVRLAPHVSQVQVEKQLRLFFQKHVHPDAESLKRDGYLADANGDYLGMRLLSLKDLHFNSELGSGDTVSKTYLFILFLVSVIILFIACFNYINIQISLSFTRNKELGVRKCLGAASHQVWGQLFSENFLQIFIALCLGLIGTFTLIKILVLHNLLQLDSQSLYHPQTLISLFAILIFISLASSSYPFFVLNKLKTTEIFKGKFSLIKSGIGRNTLITLQFITAIILICSTLVCYLQFQHLRTAQLGYNTASIISIPIKDAVNGRSISAKLRTRLTSNPAVISVSGGDVNLGIGEDGGTSRSQVGFKHEGRNIQTSFISADYDFLKTLSITPLEGRDFSTAFVSDSTYAVVITQSMAKQLGKPPLLGRLINTDSTGRYGWQIIGIIPDFHLYSMHEETKPLTIVLEQDTPIDYIFVKVNTQNPQVTMEQIKRTYTSLEPDAEFKGTYVDENVERWYKNEKRLATLFSVAAGIAILLSCMGLFGLALTIINQQVKEIGIRKVLGASIAQIANKVIQEFLKPVFVAFLIAGPIAWWIMNSWLEDFIYRITIPLWIFPLSGLIALLIALLTVGIQSLKAARANPVDSLRSE, translated from the coding sequence ATGATAAAGAACTATTTCAAAATCGCCTGGCGGAATATGCGCAAGCATAAAACACATACCATTATCAATATACTGGGCTTAGCCATTGCTTTCATCTGCAGTATCCTTTTACTGCTATCGGTATACCATGAATTTTCATTTGATAATTTTCATCAACATAAAGACCGTGTGTTTAAGCTTTATCAATTCGATAACTTATTAAAAGGTACAGACCTAAGCCCTGCCATGGGCTACCCGGTTGCCACTTATCTAGCCAAGGAGGATATCGGTATAGAAAAAGTTACACGCATAAAATCGGGAGGCCGCGAAATCCGCTATAAAGCGAAGTCGCTCGACGTGGGCACCACCTTGGTAGATCCGGATTTCTTCGACATCTTCTCTTTTAACATAACAGCCGGCCAAGGTCAATCGCCTTTAGGGAAGCTAGAAGATGTTGTAATCAATCAACAAACTGCCAATAGCTTGTTTGCTAAGGAAAACCCGATCGGTAAGGCCGTCGAAATTAAAATAGCGGGCGAATGGAAACGCCTCATTGTATCGGCTGTTATGGCGGATGCACCAACAAATTCCACTTTTAAATTTTCGGCTTTAGCGCGAACGGAGATAGACCCAAATTGGGTCAGAACCAAAGCAGAATGGTATGAGCGACATCACAATATTTATGTACGGCTCGCTCCTCATGTAAGCCAAGTACAGGTAGAAAAACAGTTAAGACTATTTTTCCAAAAGCACGTACATCCTGATGCTGAATCTTTAAAAAGAGACGGCTATCTAGCGGATGCCAATGGCGATTATTTGGGTATGCGATTACTTTCACTTAAAGATTTACATTTTAACAGTGAGCTGGGATCTGGTGACACGGTTAGCAAAACGTATTTGTTTATTCTCTTCCTCGTTAGTGTCATTATTTTGTTTATCGCATGCTTCAACTATATCAACATACAGATCAGTTTATCCTTTACGCGTAATAAAGAATTAGGCGTTAGGAAATGTTTAGGCGCTGCTTCACATCAAGTATGGGGACAGTTGTTTTCGGAAAATTTTCTACAAATTTTCATTGCGCTGTGTTTAGGCTTGATAGGTACGTTCACTTTAATCAAAATACTGGTACTTCACAACCTTCTGCAGTTGGATAGTCAATCACTTTACCATCCGCAGACGCTCATTAGCTTATTCGCTATCCTAATCTTCATTTCGCTCGCGTCCTCCAGTTATCCCTTTTTCGTTTTAAATAAGCTAAAAACCACCGAAATATTTAAAGGGAAATTCAGCCTCATCAAATCTGGAATCGGTAGAAATACGCTCATCACTTTACAATTTATTACCGCAATTATCCTGATCTGCTCAACACTTGTCTGTTATCTGCAGTTTCAGCATTTGCGAACAGCCCAATTGGGATATAACACCGCTTCGATCATCAGCATTCCCATAAAAGATGCAGTGAATGGCCGGTCTATCAGTGCCAAACTACGCACTCGCTTGACTTCTAATCCGGCTGTCATAAGCGTATCGGGAGGCGATGTGAACCTCGGAATCGGAGAAGATGGAGGTACTTCCAGGTCGCAGGTTGGTTTTAAACACGAAGGCAGAAATATACAGACCTCTTTTATTTCGGCCGACTATGATTTTCTAAAAACGCTTTCTATTACACCCTTGGAAGGTCGGGATTTTTCAACCGCTTTTGTTTCGGATAGTACATATGCAGTCGTTATTACCCAAAGCATGGCGAAACAACTGGGCAAACCACCTCTACTTGGGCGCCTTATTAACACGGATTCAACAGGCCGTTATGGCTGGCAAATCATCGGCATCATTCCCGATTTTCACCTCTACTCGATGCACGAAGAGACCAAACCGCTTACCATTGTACTGGAACAGGACACCCCTATTGATTATATTTTTGTGAAGGTAAATACGCAAAATCCGCAGGTGACTATGGAGCAGATAAAAAGGACATATACAAGCTTGGAGCCTGATGCGGAATTTAAAGGAACCTATGTAGATGAAAATGTCGAGCGTTGGTATAAAAATGAAAAACGTTTAGCCACACTTTTTTCTGTAGCTGCCGGAATTGCCATTTTGCTATCTTGCATGGGGTTATTTGGTTTAGCACTCACTATCATCAATCAGCAAGTAAAAGAGATCGGCATCCGGAAAGTGTTAGGCGCGTCCATTGCCCAAATTGCAAATAAAGTCATTCAGGAATTTCTTAAACCAGTTTTTGTTGCTTTTCTAATTGCAGGCCCAATTGCCTGGTGGATCATGAATAGCTGGTTGGAAGATTTTATATATCGGATCACTATACCCCTTTGGATTTTTCCTTTATCGGGCTTAATTGCGCTGTTAATAGCCTTGCTGACAGTGGGCATTCAATCATTGAAAGCGGCGAGGGCCAACCCAGTAGATAGCTTGAGGAGTGAATGA
- a CDS encoding ABC transporter permease, protein MFKNYLKIAWRNLLKQKKSSAINIIGLALGMAVFILIALWVWDELTFNRFHENDDRVGQIVQNQTWNGQTGTSLAQPVPLGNELRTTYGEYFKYVAMASWMIPQVLSYDDKHLYQNGVFTEKDGPHILSLKMLRGNRNALQDPKSIMLSESTAKAFFGDTDPIDKPMKIKKSLDVKVAAVYEDLPYNTSFRELDFIAPWELYLISEPWIKQVETAWDDNSFQTFVQISDHTNFETVNKAIVNAKFNRVSAADKRFKAQIIVHPMQDWHLWNDWKDGKVVGGLISYVKLFALIGFFVLLLACINFMNLSTARSEKRAKEVGVRKTVGSSKKSLVYQFLTESILVSVIGFGFSILLVVLSLPWFNEISNKQIVFPWNSLMFWAIATLITGTTGIVAGSYPAFYLSSFKPLKVLKGTFKVGRLSTLPRKILVTVQFSISIALIIGTIIVYKQIHYTKDRPIGYDRGGLVTIRMATADFYGKYDVLREKLKNLRAIEELSESSSPLTSVQSNRSGFEWDGKDPDLATDFATIWVTHEFGKTVNWEVKKGRDFSRDFATDTNAMIINQAAVKYMNIDEPVGKTVHFNDKQYQIVGVIQDVIMDSPYEAAKQTVYCIDYENVNWINLKLNPERGTHASMQDIESVFKSVIPDAPFEYKFVDDEYEAKFREEVRIGKLASVFSGLAIVISCLGVFGLASFVAEKRAKEIGIRKIIGASLYQLWGLLSKEFVFLVILSCFIAMPIAYYILHDWLQKYSYRASIPWWVFAVSAIGSLLLTIIIVSFQTMKAARANPVDSLRDE, encoded by the coding sequence ATGTTTAAAAATTATCTTAAAATCGCTTGGCGGAATCTCTTAAAGCAAAAAAAATCATCTGCGATCAATATTATCGGTCTAGCCCTGGGTATGGCGGTTTTTATACTTATCGCTTTATGGGTTTGGGATGAACTGACATTTAACCGATTTCATGAAAATGATGATCGTGTTGGCCAGATTGTGCAAAATCAAACATGGAACGGACAAACAGGCACGTCATTAGCACAACCTGTCCCACTGGGAAATGAATTGCGTACCACCTACGGAGAATACTTCAAGTATGTTGCGATGGCATCTTGGATGATTCCACAGGTTTTGTCCTATGATGACAAACATCTTTATCAAAACGGCGTCTTCACTGAAAAAGACGGCCCTCATATCCTGTCCTTAAAAATGCTTCGCGGCAACCGAAATGCGTTACAAGATCCGAAAAGCATAATGCTCTCTGAATCCACGGCAAAAGCTTTTTTCGGCGACACCGATCCGATCGACAAACCAATGAAGATCAAGAAGTCACTCGATGTTAAGGTTGCTGCCGTTTATGAAGATTTACCTTACAACACGTCATTCAGGGAACTTGACTTTATCGCCCCTTGGGAGTTATACCTCATCTCAGAACCTTGGATCAAGCAGGTGGAGACCGCTTGGGATGATAACTCCTTCCAAACATTTGTGCAAATAAGTGACCATACCAATTTTGAAACCGTTAACAAGGCCATCGTAAATGCAAAATTTAATCGCGTCTCAGCAGCTGATAAACGGTTTAAGGCACAGATCATCGTACACCCAATGCAGGACTGGCACCTATGGAACGACTGGAAAGACGGCAAGGTAGTGGGCGGCTTAATTTCATATGTTAAACTTTTTGCGCTGATCGGCTTTTTTGTCTTGTTGCTTGCCTGCATCAACTTCATGAACTTGAGTACTGCCCGATCTGAAAAAAGAGCGAAGGAGGTGGGCGTAAGAAAAACGGTAGGTTCGTCCAAAAAGAGCCTCGTTTATCAATTTCTAACGGAGTCGATACTCGTTTCCGTTATCGGCTTCGGCTTCTCCATACTGTTGGTCGTCCTATCACTTCCTTGGTTTAACGAAATTTCAAATAAACAAATCGTATTTCCTTGGAATTCCTTGATGTTCTGGGCTATAGCCACTCTCATCACCGGAACCACCGGCATTGTTGCCGGTAGTTATCCTGCTTTCTATCTTTCCTCATTCAAGCCTTTAAAAGTGTTAAAGGGTACATTCAAAGTTGGAAGGCTGTCAACCCTACCCCGAAAAATACTGGTAACCGTACAGTTTTCAATCTCCATTGCACTTATCATCGGAACCATTATTGTTTACAAACAAATACACTATACTAAAGATCGACCCATTGGATACGATCGCGGCGGTTTGGTAACGATCAGAATGGCCACGGCGGATTTCTACGGAAAATATGACGTTTTAAGAGAAAAACTCAAGAATTTACGCGCGATCGAAGAATTGTCTGAATCGTCCAGCCCATTAACAAGCGTCCAATCCAACCGTAGTGGCTTTGAGTGGGACGGAAAAGACCCCGATCTCGCCACTGATTTTGCTACCATCTGGGTGACTCATGAATTTGGGAAAACCGTGAATTGGGAAGTAAAAAAAGGTAGGGATTTTTCGAGAGACTTTGCTACAGACACCAATGCCATGATCATCAACCAAGCTGCTGTCAAGTACATGAATATAGATGAACCTGTTGGCAAAACAGTTCATTTCAACGACAAGCAATACCAGATTGTCGGCGTCATACAGGACGTTATCATGGATTCGCCCTACGAGGCAGCGAAACAAACGGTTTACTGCATTGATTACGAAAATGTCAATTGGATCAACCTAAAACTAAATCCGGAAAGAGGCACGCATGCCAGCATGCAGGATATCGAATCGGTTTTCAAATCAGTGATTCCTGACGCACCTTTCGAGTATAAATTTGTTGACGACGAGTATGAGGCGAAGTTCAGAGAGGAAGTTCGTATCGGAAAGCTCGCCTCTGTGTTCTCTGGTTTAGCCATCGTCATCAGTTGCCTAGGTGTATTTGGCTTAGCTTCCTTTGTTGCAGAAAAACGTGCTAAAGAGATCGGCATCCGAAAAATAATTGGCGCTAGCTTATATCAACTCTGGGGTTTACTCTCCAAAGAGTTTGTCTTTTTGGTGATTCTTTCCTGCTTCATTGCCATGCCTATCGCCTATTACATACTGCATGACTGGCTTCAGAAATACAGCTACCGCGCATCAATACCTTGGTGGGTTTTCGCTGTTTCCGCCATCGGAAGCCTGCTGTTGACGATCATTATTGTAAGTTTCCAAACGATGAAAGCCGCGAGAGCCAATCCGGTGGATTCGCTCAGGGACGAGTAA
- a CDS encoding FtsX-like permease family protein, with translation MKQFYITLRHLWRNRLFTGLNILGLAIGISASWIIYQMVSFEFSYDQHQPDRDRIFQFYAHMKRGDGESREEIFIPKAILPHVLHDISGIEKTAPLYYRNYSSAKTSDGRTLDQLDEQVATLPDYFEMIGYQWLAGNPRQAIASDKVVLTAKRAQRYFPGKSPETMIGQTITYNDTVQKTVSGILVDLDYLNSFPPQEFFALNQEELTNTNWQHVSSEELLYVKLEKGVSTKTVLDQLNRINSAVNREIFQQYNFTSSFKLLPLADKHFATHLSLRARTASKPILFGLLGIAAFLLVLACINYINLTTAQLPQRAKEIGIRKTLGGKASALIWAYLKETLVLCILAVILSFLITAVALRVFAEYLPEGMNDFNNYMEMLLFTVLLISGITLIAGLYPSWLATRVQTVRVLKGQVSQSVGAYQLNLRKGLIIFQFVIAQVFVVCAIIIGQQLRYTLDKDLGFQHEAIVTVDIPYKVQTDSSYQGKQFVLKRMLEQHPEIDGVALGDIPMSNWMNGWMMDYRSDTGTVEKQLLFKNIDANYLKVYQIPLLAGRNILETDTIRELLINETALKNFGFSRPEDAIGQTLYQNDNPRIIVGVFKDFHQFSLRNEIPALGFTAVKPELESFNVKLASKRLSSWASTIALVEKEWKRVYPGVDFQYQFYDETIRDLYQQERRTAKLVTTATMITLLISCLGLYGLATLTAFQRTKEIGIRKVLGATISSVIALLSKDFVKLVLLALLIAAPIAWWAMNKWLENFAYKIEIQWWMFTLAGFGAVMIALLTVGFQAVKAAIANPVDSLRDE, from the coding sequence ATGAAACAGTTTTACATCACCTTACGTCACCTATGGCGGAACCGATTATTTACCGGACTAAACATTTTAGGTTTAGCCATCGGTATTAGCGCCTCGTGGATTATTTACCAGATGGTTAGCTTTGAATTTAGCTATGATCAACACCAACCTGATCGTGATCGGATATTCCAGTTCTATGCGCATATGAAGAGGGGTGACGGTGAAAGTCGGGAGGAGATCTTCATTCCCAAAGCCATTCTTCCCCATGTGCTGCATGACATTAGCGGCATCGAAAAAACCGCTCCTTTATATTACCGGAATTATTCCAGTGCTAAAACAAGTGATGGCCGTACGTTAGACCAACTCGACGAGCAGGTGGCGACCCTACCGGACTATTTTGAGATGATCGGCTATCAATGGTTGGCGGGAAACCCACGGCAAGCCATCGCTTCCGATAAGGTGGTGTTAACAGCTAAACGGGCGCAACGTTACTTCCCCGGAAAAAGTCCGGAGACCATGATCGGGCAGACCATTACCTATAATGACACCGTGCAGAAAACCGTCAGTGGCATTTTAGTCGATCTGGATTACTTGAACAGTTTTCCCCCACAGGAATTTTTTGCGCTCAACCAGGAAGAGCTAACAAATACGAACTGGCAACACGTTTCATCCGAAGAATTGCTATATGTCAAATTGGAAAAGGGCGTGAGCACCAAGACCGTCCTCGATCAATTGAATCGAATCAATAGCGCCGTTAATCGGGAGATTTTTCAACAGTATAATTTTACTTCCAGTTTTAAACTGCTCCCCTTGGCCGATAAACATTTTGCTACGCATTTGAGTCTCCGTGCCCGAACAGCCAGCAAGCCGATATTATTTGGCTTATTGGGCATTGCGGCTTTCCTTTTGGTCTTGGCCTGCATTAACTATATTAACCTCACTACCGCGCAATTGCCCCAACGCGCCAAAGAAATCGGTATTCGTAAAACCTTAGGTGGAAAAGCTTCAGCTCTTATTTGGGCTTACCTGAAAGAAACCCTCGTCCTCTGTATCTTAGCTGTTATTTTATCCTTTCTGATCACGGCAGTTGCCCTACGTGTCTTTGCCGAATACCTACCCGAAGGCATGAACGATTTCAACAATTATATGGAGATGCTACTCTTTACGGTATTGTTGATTAGCGGAATCACCCTAATAGCAGGGCTTTATCCGAGTTGGCTGGCCACGCGTGTACAGACCGTACGCGTATTGAAAGGCCAAGTAAGCCAATCGGTCGGTGCTTACCAACTGAATTTGCGCAAGGGACTTATTATCTTTCAGTTTGTAATCGCACAAGTGTTCGTGGTATGCGCCATCATCATTGGTCAGCAACTAAGATATACGTTAGATAAAGATTTAGGCTTTCAGCATGAAGCGATTGTGACGGTGGATATTCCCTACAAAGTACAAACAGACAGCAGCTATCAGGGGAAACAATTTGTTTTAAAACGTATGCTTGAACAGCATCCTGAAATTGACGGTGTAGCATTGGGCGACATCCCGATGAGCAATTGGATGAACGGATGGATGATGGATTATCGTAGCGATACGGGCACCGTGGAGAAGCAGCTCTTATTCAAAAATATTGATGCCAACTATCTGAAGGTGTATCAAATTCCGTTGCTCGCCGGTCGGAATATACTGGAAACAGACACCATTCGGGAGCTATTGATTAATGAGACGGCACTGAAAAATTTTGGTTTTAGCAGGCCAGAGGATGCTATTGGACAAACCCTTTATCAAAATGACAATCCACGCATCATCGTAGGTGTATTCAAAGATTTTCATCAATTTAGTTTAAGAAATGAGATTCCAGCGCTCGGTTTTACCGCTGTTAAGCCCGAGCTGGAATCATTTAACGTCAAGCTGGCCAGTAAAAGACTTTCATCTTGGGCAAGCACCATTGCCCTTGTGGAAAAGGAATGGAAACGCGTGTATCCAGGCGTTGATTTTCAATATCAGTTTTACGATGAGACTATTCGCGATCTTTACCAACAGGAACGCCGTACTGCCAAATTGGTAACGACCGCCACAATGATCACCTTATTGATCAGTTGCCTAGGCCTATACGGCTTAGCTACCTTAACGGCTTTCCAACGAACGAAGGAAATAGGTATCCGAAAAGTATTGGGCGCTACGATAAGCAGTGTTATTGCGCTATTATCAAAGGATTTTGTTAAGCTAGTGCTGTTAGCATTGCTTATAGCCGCACCGATTGCCTGGTGGGCGATGAACAAATGGTTGGAAAATTTCGCCTATAAAATTGAAATCCAGTGGTGGATGTTTACGTTGGCCGGCTTTGGGGCCGTTATGATTGCCTTACTAACTGTTGGCTTCCAAGCAGTCAAAGCGGCCATTGCAAATCCAGTGGATTCGTTGCGGGATGAGTAA
- a CDS encoding FtsX-like permease family protein, translating to MLVTHFKTALRSLQKNRLFSFINIMGLTVGLCACLLVSTVALDDLSYDDFWKRSDDLYRVFSSNKMGDDLYVEEAYTPIGLGTELKERFPEVENFSKVHTSELQLKPSDNASNGIKTSIIALDSNAVRMFDFDRLSGQLDRYVPGQQNLLITESFAKRFFKEEDPIGKVIYDVPTWQDQPTPYLVTAVIRDLPQNTHLRADAIVLMEPRVERIEKNRGTSNSQVYYLLKPGANRQQFEAKVNNWYAKHLDLEEGKVIFSFQPMRDIYLHSAFNNHQEIKSSIRSVYIFGSVGIFLLLIACINFINMSTARATQRLKESGIRKILGAERRQLMGQFLTESLLFFSLSTLLALLLYALSLPILERFLDHGLTKTVFANWPFFLSTLLFIFLLSLLTGAYPAILLSGFKPSNSLRGRFVNSSLTSSAAFRRILVVTQFSIAIITLVALLAVQSQLRFINQKDLGFNKEGLLYIDMVSWEGKGETIKEKLKQLPGVLQASITSWVPQSGMTSGNMSFEHPVKKGQQTQVNFIFGDLDFGQTIGLKLKSGRMFDRNFGTDLQNTLQRESDSTKKEDRAKLRPIMISESTAKEYGIDEAGGRITSTDYHVVGIIQDFHYESLHHSLTPAIIEAGGAAGFGGMFIRINSGQEQQVSIALHKIWRSIYQDKLLNTNWMSDILEKQYAKEQKQQTLFTFFSALMLFISSLGVFGLVLHAAEQRVKEIGIRKVLGASVSSIINLLSKDFVKLVLLAIVLASPIAWWAMNKWLEDFAYRIDLQWWMFITAGGAALFIALTTISGQAFKAATANPVDSLWDE from the coding sequence ATGTTAGTAACCCACTTCAAAACAGCTCTTCGCTCCTTGCAAAAAAATCGACTGTTCAGTTTCATTAACATAATGGGGCTTACCGTAGGATTATGCGCTTGCCTGCTCGTTTCCACTGTAGCACTGGACGACCTGTCATACGACGATTTTTGGAAACGAAGTGACGACCTCTATCGTGTTTTTTCTTCCAATAAAATGGGTGATGACCTCTATGTAGAAGAAGCCTACACACCCATAGGTTTAGGAACCGAACTCAAAGAACGTTTTCCAGAAGTAGAAAACTTTTCAAAAGTTCACACATCCGAATTACAGCTCAAACCAAGTGACAATGCGTCTAATGGTATAAAGACTAGTATAATCGCCTTGGATTCCAATGCTGTAAGGATGTTTGATTTCGATCGCTTATCCGGACAATTGGATCGCTATGTACCCGGTCAACAAAATCTATTGATCACGGAAAGTTTTGCTAAACGGTTCTTTAAAGAAGAAGACCCCATTGGCAAAGTCATCTACGACGTACCAACTTGGCAGGACCAACCAACACCCTATCTGGTTACCGCTGTTATCCGAGATCTTCCCCAAAATACACACTTAAGAGCCGATGCCATTGTGCTTATGGAGCCTAGGGTAGAAAGAATTGAAAAGAACCGAGGGACTAGCAACTCACAGGTTTATTACCTCCTGAAACCCGGCGCAAATCGTCAGCAATTCGAAGCAAAAGTAAACAATTGGTACGCTAAACACCTCGACCTCGAAGAAGGCAAGGTCATATTTTCCTTCCAGCCCATGCGCGATATCTATTTGCATTCGGCTTTTAATAACCATCAGGAAATCAAATCGAGTATTCGGTCTGTATATATTTTCGGCAGTGTTGGTATTTTTCTCTTGCTGATTGCCTGCATCAATTTTATCAATATGAGCACCGCTCGCGCGACGCAACGCCTTAAGGAAAGCGGCATTCGAAAAATTCTTGGCGCGGAAAGAAGGCAGCTCATGGGACAGTTTTTAACAGAATCCTTACTCTTTTTTTCACTTTCTACACTACTTGCACTGCTCCTTTACGCGCTGTCCTTACCTATACTGGAACGGTTTTTAGATCATGGACTCACCAAAACCGTTTTCGCCAATTGGCCCTTCTTCCTTAGTACCTTGCTTTTTATCTTCTTGTTGAGCCTGCTCACGGGGGCCTACCCTGCGATACTCCTATCCGGATTCAAGCCATCGAACAGTCTACGGGGTCGTTTTGTCAATTCCTCCTTAACATCGTCGGCCGCATTTCGAAGAATATTAGTCGTCACCCAGTTTTCCATAGCTATCATCACTTTGGTAGCCTTATTAGCTGTTCAATCGCAACTGCGTTTTATCAATCAAAAAGATCTCGGTTTTAACAAGGAGGGTTTATTGTACATTGATATGGTTTCCTGGGAAGGAAAGGGAGAGACCATTAAGGAAAAATTAAAACAATTACCGGGTGTATTACAAGCTAGTATTACAAGCTGGGTACCTCAAAGCGGAATGACTTCCGGAAATATGAGCTTCGAGCATCCTGTAAAAAAAGGGCAACAAACACAGGTCAACTTTATTTTTGGAGATCTCGACTTTGGACAAACCATCGGATTAAAGCTAAAAAGCGGCCGTATGTTCGACCGGAATTTTGGAACTGATTTGCAAAACACCTTACAAAGGGAGTCGGATTCTACAAAAAAAGAAGATCGTGCGAAGTTACGGCCAATAATGATATCCGAATCTACTGCCAAAGAGTACGGTATTGATGAGGCCGGTGGTCGTATTACTTCAACAGATTATCATGTTGTTGGAATTATTCAAGACTTTCATTACGAATCGTTACATCACAGCCTTACTCCTGCCATTATCGAAGCTGGAGGAGCTGCTGGTTTCGGTGGAATGTTCATTCGGATAAACTCAGGCCAAGAACAACAGGTATCGATCGCTTTACACAAAATATGGAGGTCTATTTATCAGGATAAATTACTGAACACCAACTGGATGAGTGATATTCTTGAGAAACAATATGCTAAAGAGCAAAAGCAACAGACCTTATTTACTTTCTTTAGTGCCCTGATGTTATTCATTTCTTCCTTAGGCGTTTTCGGACTGGTATTGCATGCAGCAGAACAACGTGTGAAAGAAATCGGCATACGCAAAGTGTTGGGAGCGAGCGTTAGTAGCATTATCAACCTGCTATCTAAAGATTTTGTGAAGCTGGTGCTATTGGCTATTGTCCTTGCATCACCGATTGCTTGGTGGGCAATGAATAAATGGCTGGAAGATTTCGCGTATCGCATTGATTTGCAATGGTGGATGTTTATTACAGCAGGGGGAGCTGCGCTGTTTATCGCCTTAACTACGATAAGTGGGCAAGCCTTCAAAGCCGCTACAGCAAATCCTGTCGATAGTTTATGGGATGAATAA
- a CDS encoding DUF86 domain-containing protein has protein sequence MSERDLTLLLLDIEQAIEAILEYTNGYTFEDFEADSKTRHAVERNFEIIGEAASRVSIDFKVNNPQIEWRILKDFRNFIIHDYFGINNEIVWETIQLRLADLLDDIKSLNS, from the coding sequence ATGTCTGAACGGGATTTGACATTATTACTGCTTGACATCGAGCAAGCAATTGAGGCAATTCTAGAATATACCAATGGCTATACGTTTGAAGACTTTGAAGCCGACTCCAAGACAAGACATGCGGTTGAGCGTAATTTTGAAATAATTGGTGAAGCAGCATCTCGGGTATCAATAGATTTCAAAGTAAATAACCCCCAAATTGAATGGCGTATATTAAAGGATTTTCGCAATTTTATTATTCACGATTACTTCGGTATTAATAATGAGATTGTTTGGGAAACCATTCAATTGCGTTTAGCTGACTTGTTGGATGATATTAAATCGTTGAATAGCTAA
- a CDS encoding nucleotidyltransferase family protein, which yields MYDKAQILTMLKAKKQELEKKYSLSELGLFGSYARGEQNDQSDIDILVDFNSRIDGFQYIRLAHELEDLFNQKVDVVSRKGIKPAYLFYVEKNLVHV from the coding sequence ATGTATGATAAAGCGCAGATATTGACCATGCTTAAGGCCAAAAAGCAAGAATTGGAAAAGAAGTACAGCCTTTCTGAGCTTGGCCTTTTTGGTTCATATGCTCGGGGAGAGCAGAATGACCAAAGCGACATCGATATTTTAGTTGATTTTAATTCTCGCATTGATGGATTTCAATACATCCGCCTCGCCCATGAATTGGAGGATCTTTTCAACCAAAAAGTGGATGTAGTATCCCGAAAAGGGATTAAGCCAGCTTACCTATTCTATGTAGAAAAGAATTTGGTGCATGTCTGA